A single genomic interval of Megalobrama amblycephala isolate DHTTF-2021 linkage group LG15, ASM1881202v1, whole genome shotgun sequence harbors:
- the LOC125246881 gene encoding LOW QUALITY PROTEIN: protein saal1-like (The sequence of the model RefSeq protein was modified relative to this genomic sequence to represent the inferred CDS: deleted 2 bases in 2 codons), protein MTEALRRWMGTVVDPPTSGSPEMDRNPSPPPEEDETEAGEEADAIGETVYSKHWLFSTLTRLIEMVTDQGNGPSDFSMELMDDLEEDLCKVWDMAMNKDVAVFLQEFKAPDILLGVIAKSRSPRLTEICVGILGNMACFHDTCVSLSQNSDLGAVLLLLLGDNDPPTLLETCRLLLTCMSQPDVAPLWLERIRQQPAVCGSLCFIMSSSTNVDLLVKVGELVDKLFDEDEEIMKSWVSTPPSESDPHKDTQQDIASSLLEAATQLRSESPEALEVYLHSLQLLTTVEEGMQALVSDGACGRALWTFVSKIVCEDFCQADDPPLILQEQKGLLAPALALLSALHSSLQMDIGAELIGSLIRILQFKAEYCQSRTAGSSESGESQKEEEKQVEDVQLKALVETTAEFLSVVIMELTKDLLSSVVKEGHLTEEGCVSAVGTLVPQHRTAVQHLVGLLSEVEPKLADIIKKDIPISSNVSS, encoded by the exons ATGACAGAAGCTCTCAGGAGGTGGATGGGGACAGTTGTGGATCCTCCAACCTCAGGTTCGCCGGAGATGGACCGAAACCCGTCGCCTCCACCCGAGGAAGATGAGACTGAGGCCGGTGAGGAA GCGGACGCCATCGGGGAGACGGTGTACAGCAAACAC TGGCTCTTCAGCACCCTGACCCGCCTCATTGAA ATGGTGACAGATCAAGGAAATGGCCCGAGTGATTTTTCCATGGAACTGATGGATGATCTGGAAGAGGACTTGTGTAAAGTATGGGACATGGCTATGAATAAG GACGTGGCTGTTTTTCTTCAAGAGTTCAAGGCTCCAGACATCTTGCTGGGTGTGATCGCAAAGTCACGCAGTCCACGGCTCACT GAAATCTGTGTTGGAATTCTGGGTAATATGGCCTGTTTCCATGACACATGTGTCTCTCTCAGCCAGAACTCTGACTTGGG CGCTGTGTTACTTCTGCTGCTCGGAGACAATGACCCACCTACGCTCTTGGAAACGTGCAG ACTCCTGCTAACATGCATGTCTCAGCCTGATGTCGCCCCTCTGTGGCTAGAGAGGATACGGCAGCAGCCCGCGGTGTGTGGCAGTCTGTGTTTCATCATGAGCAGCTCCACGAATG tGGATTTGCTGGTTAAGGTTGGGGAGTTGGTGGATAAGCTCTTTGATGAGGATGAGGAGATAATGAAGAGTTGGGTGTCGACCCCACCCAGTGAGAGTGACCCACACAAGGACACACAGCAGGACATCGCATCCTCTCTGCTTGAGGCGGCCACACAGCTTAG gTCAGAGAGTCCAGAAGCTCTTGAAGTTTATCTTCATTCGCTCCAGCTTCTGACTACAGTAGAAGAGGGCATGCAGGCTCTGG TATCAGATGGAGCGTGTGGTCGTGCGTTGTGGACATTTGTGAGCAAGATCGTATGTGAGGATTTCTGTCAAGCGGACGACCCTCCTCTCATCCTGCAGGAGCAGAAGGGTCTCCTGGCCCCGGCGCTTGCCCTGCTGTCTGCGTTACACTCCAGTCTGCAAATGGATATCG GTGCAGAATTAATAGGAAGTCTTATTCGCATTCTGCAGTTCAAAGCTGAATACTGTCAGAGCCGTACAGCTGGAAGCTCTGAATCAGGAGAGAGTCAGAAAGAAGAAGAGAAACAAGTGGAAGATGTACAGCTCAAAGCTTTAGTCGAAACCACAGCTGAGTTCCTCTCAGTCGTAATTATGGAACTGACGAAG GATCTTCTATCATCGGTAGTCAAGGAAGGGCACCTGACAGAGGAAGGCTGTGTGTCTGCTGTTGGCACCCTTGTACCACAACACAGAACGGCT GTCCAGCACCTGGTTGGCTTGTTGTCAGAAGTGGAACCGAAACTGGCAGACATTATAAAAAAGGACATTCCCATTTCATCCAATGTGTCAAGCTGA